One window from the genome of Borrelia puertoricensis encodes:
- a CDS encoding plasmid maintenance protein, with product MENKQATKLDAQFHNKYQHKLIVAISTIDYINNKHKKYTQSNLLYYFNGNLKRNGHKETTLKTLQKYLYKLEKVFKVTINYHKHLGVNMGTEVHYKLKYSKKECHLIINKHFRDKKEERHKNRVNDYLKKRCNKKESVEKAECFNNTYNNKEEDKNNIKSIEKLQVQKYAKKCNFKSNAFLSILNLEVDKNFKIQLLKAIKIAENNVYEKINRIKSNNSKLESKQKELSKILDETKANLENEGYDSKQLETQIQNVYEQYKNKPHFIIEKNKYSDLKNIIGKLKKSVERVKSNTKKDKRDIRNNIFSILIDQLRHKVRIEMFVPLLKEYLSKQERLDYGKVFNNQYYYDFLDLIKNDQKYLKDNEFKQVIN from the coding sequence ATGGAGAATAAACAAGCTACAAAGCTTGATGCACAATTCCACAATAAATACCAACACAAATTAATAGTAGCAATATCAACAATTGACTATATCAATAATAAACATAAAAAATACACACAAAGCAATCTACTTTACTACTTTAATGGAAACTTAAAACGCAATGGTCATAAAGAAACTACTCTTAAAACACTTCAAAAATATCTTTATAAATTAGAAAAAGTATTTAAAGTAACAATTAATTATCACAAACACTTGGGTGTTAACATGGGAACTGAAGTTCATTACAAACTTAAATACTCTAAAAAAGAATGTCACCTTATAATCAATAAACACTTTAGAGATAAAAAAGAAGAAAGACACAAAAACCGTGTAAATGACTACTTAAAAAAAAGATGTAATAAAAAGGAGAGTGTAGAAAAAGCGGAGTGTTTTAATAATACTTATAATAATAAAGAAGAAGATAAGAACAACATAAAATCTATAGAAAAATTACAAGTACAGAAATACGCTAAGAAATGCAATTTTAAATCAAATGCTTTCCTTTCTATTTTGAATTTAGAAGTAGACAAAAATTTTAAAATTCAATTATTGAAAGCCATTAAAATAGCTGAAAATAATGTGTATGAAAAAATAAACAGGATTAAATCAAATAACAGTAAACTTGAGAGTAAACAAAAAGAATTAAGCAAGATACTAGATGAGACAAAAGCTAATCTAGAGAATGAAGGATATGATAGTAAACAATTAGAAACACAAATACAAAATGTATATGAACAATATAAGAACAAACCCCACTTTATCATAGAAAAAAATAAATACAGTGATTTAAAGAATATAATAGGAAAACTTAAGAAGTCAGTTGAGCGTGTTAAATCAAATACTAAGAAAGATAAAAGAGATATTAGGAATAACATCTTTAGCATACTCATTGATCAATTAAGGCATAAAGTAAGAATTGAAATGTTTGTACCGTTGCTGAAAGAATATTTGAGTAAACAGGAAAGGTTAGATTATGGAAAAGTATTTAATAATCAGTATTACTATGATTTTTTAGATTTAATAAAGAATGATCAAAAATACCTGAAGGATAATGAATTTAAACAGGTTATTAATTAA
- a CDS encoding DUF226 domain-containing protein: MNDVIDNVEKKKIRLIPKEEKLLFIKIEEIEGRKIYHTKIMKDLYTFDVDKNQKDKFFISLRGLFNEEKAEYFRLFPIKEGDKFLGIYYGYRKPIKNAVRKYEENGITKSVAFSKVYYIEFRFKKGSVFCYLRSFIYLLKKNKVHKRYYKTLIDMLTKLEREVYKFYEKKLPEGGLITKWIEKNLK, from the coding sequence ATGAATGATGTAATAGACAATGTAGAGAAGAAAAAAATAAGGTTAATTCCAAAAGAAGAAAAACTTCTTTTTATTAAGATAGAAGAGATTGAAGGTCGAAAAATATATCACACTAAAATTATGAAGGATCTATATACATTTGATGTTGATAAAAATCAAAAAGACAAATTTTTTATTTCATTAAGAGGATTATTTAATGAGGAAAAGGCGGAATATTTTAGATTATTTCCTATAAAAGAAGGAGATAAATTCTTGGGTATTTATTACGGCTATAGAAAACCTATAAAGAATGCTGTCAGAAAATATGAAGAAAATGGAATTACTAAATCGGTTGCGTTTTCAAAAGTTTATTACATAGAATTTAGATTTAAAAAAGGAAGTGTATTTTGTTATTTAAGAAGTTTTATTTATCTTCTTAAAAAGAATAAAGTTCATAAACGATATTACAAAACTTTAATTGATATGTTAACAAAATTAGAGAGAGAAGTATATAAATTCTATGAAAAAAAATTACCGGAAGGAGGTCTTATAACTAAATGGATAGAAAAAAACCTAAAATAA
- a CDS encoding ParA family protein — MDRKKPKIITIASIKGGVGKSTTCLALAFLLSKRNKVLVIDMDTQASVTSYYHDKIQDSNISLKHHNIYEVLVNELDIKKAIVNIDANLDLLPSYLSLHMLNENDMEFKELLLKSNLSCFCNDYNYIILDTAPSFDVISKNALLSSNYIIVPIIAEKWAVECLDLFDFFLNKLGLKLPVFLLITRFKKNNTHKEFLNLLKSRGDFLGIISEREDLNRNIASNSKFSLKKDYMKEYENAINKFLVHLKMLYDG; from the coding sequence ATGGATAGAAAAAAACCTAAAATAATTACAATCGCATCAATTAAAGGTGGTGTTGGAAAAAGTACAACTTGTTTAGCATTGGCATTTTTGCTATCAAAAAGAAATAAAGTTTTGGTAATTGATATGGATACGCAAGCATCAGTTACTAGTTATTATCACGATAAAATACAAGATAGTAATATAAGTTTAAAACATCATAATATATATGAAGTTTTGGTTAATGAGTTGGATATTAAAAAGGCAATTGTAAATATTGATGCTAACTTAGATTTATTGCCAAGTTATTTAAGTTTACATATGCTTAATGAAAATGACATGGAATTTAAGGAATTATTATTAAAATCAAATTTAAGTTGTTTTTGTAATGATTATAACTACATAATATTAGATACAGCTCCTAGTTTTGATGTGATATCGAAAAATGCATTACTTAGTAGTAATTATATTATTGTCCCAATAATAGCCGAAAAATGGGCAGTTGAGTGTTTAGATTTATTTGATTTTTTCTTAAATAAGTTAGGTTTAAAACTTCCGGTTTTTTTGCTTATAACTAGGTTTAAAAAAAATAATACTCATAAAGAATTTTTAAATTTGTTAAAAAGTAGAGGTGATTTTTTAGGTATTATATCAGAAAGAGAAGATTTAAATAGAAATATAGCAAGTAATTCTAAATTTTCCTTAAAAAAAGACTATATGAAGGAATATGAAAATGCTATTAATAAATTTTTAGTACATTTAAAAATGCTGTATGATGGCTAA
- a CDS encoding chromosome replication/partitioning protein: MIIKVNKRNLDTIDNDQFDYYQKLKNKLINNFKKEIFHKIEVIKILKEIKDNEYYKLDGYNSFNSFAKNYKIARTQVYDYLRLANAIEEGLLEESFIIENGLTISLLSLRDKEGVSIKKSRQNPIKPLRFQLKKQESYDFYKKNAKFTSFLMDELFENQRDFLDKILKKYKELKGE, translated from the coding sequence ATGATTATTAAAGTAAATAAAAGAAATTTGGATACAATTGATAATGATCAATTTGATTATTATCAAAAATTGAAAAATAAATTGATTAATAATTTTAAAAAGGAAATTTTTCATAAAATAGAAGTTATTAAGATTTTGAAAGAAATTAAGGATAATGAATATTATAAGTTGGATGGATACAATAGTTTTAATTCTTTTGCAAAGAATTATAAAATAGCAAGGACTCAAGTATATGACTATCTTAGATTAGCAAATGCTATAGAAGAAGGATTATTAGAAGAGAGTTTTATTATTGAGAATGGGCTTACTATCTCTTTATTATCATTGCGAGATAAAGAAGGAGTAAGCATTAAAAAATCAAGACAAAATCCAATAAAACCATTAAGATTTCAACTAAAAAAACAAGAGAGTTATGATTTTTATAAGAAAAATGCCAAGTTTACAAGTTTCTTAATGGATGAGCTTTTTGAAAATCAAAGGGATTTTCTTGACAAAATTTTGAAAAAGTATAAAGAATTAAAAGGAGAATAA
- the bdr gene encoding Bdr family repetitive protein, with protein sequence MGNLAYKIYRTEDLKNEFLNKGFTEEAVNFILLHNDNSKFEVLREKMNSLEQQIINVESNLKKDIEFTKVEFKRDISNLDIKIDNVEKNLQKDISNIEKNLQKEITNLDIKIDSIEKNLLKEIQNNNAVLLEKLNTGNRIIYLMIIGIGIFFPIISSLINKYFIN encoded by the coding sequence ATGGGTAATTTAGCATATAAGATATATAGAACAGAAGATTTAAAGAATGAGTTTTTAAATAAGGGATTTACTGAAGAAGCTGTGAATTTTATTTTACTTCATAATGATAATTCTAAATTTGAAGTCTTAAGAGAAAAAATGAATTCATTAGAGCAGCAAATCATTAATGTAGAGAGTAACTTAAAAAAAGATATTGAATTTACTAAGGTAGAATTTAAACGGGACATATCTAATTTAGATATCAAAATAGACAATGTAGAGAAGAATTTGCAAAAGGATATATCTAATATAGAGAAGAATCTCCAAAAGGAAATAACCAATCTAGATATTAAAATAGATAGTATAGAGAAAAATTTACTTAAGGAAATACAGAATAATAATGCAGTACTATTAGAAAAACTTAACACGGGAAATAGAATCATATATTTAATGATAATAGGAATAGGGATTTTTTTCCCAATTATTTCTTCTTTGATAAATAAATATTTTATAAATTAG
- a CDS encoding ERF family protein, with amino-acid sequence MTKTKMRRSVKKLGKQKIKVTDIRVNNQALVTDENQARVNFLKSLYTLRMNLSGVAKNLNGYGYKYQNFNEIIREIKNVIKSNNLDIDFLQCPTFKVVGNNTINVITTTFYSPSSGYCESFDTPIYTEEFSSLGAKNQNTLSQLVGSCITYHKRYALVGYLSIESEVDTDASSLEHIQGANGKQASSDENTKRVTKGETKQPLVSHKSVTSLDKLPKRIPVKYHYYKNLLQASKRMHSVLDHTPFDSLETIDKFLLQLNNADDSSILEFFETKPELKTIDYWRDLINSYLKRTKSDPEVIEGFSKFLACRESKYGQSPLKLFGYIASDDNFGYLCNN; translated from the coding sequence ATGACAAAAACTAAAATGCGCAGATCAGTTAAGAAACTGGGTAAACAAAAGATAAAAGTAACAGATATAAGAGTAAATAATCAAGCTTTAGTAACTGATGAGAATCAAGCAAGGGTAAACTTTCTAAAATCTCTCTACACTCTACGTATGAATTTAAGTGGTGTTGCTAAGAACCTTAATGGATATGGGTATAAATATCAAAATTTCAATGAGATAATCAGAGAGATAAAGAATGTTATAAAGAGTAACAATTTAGATATTGATTTCCTGCAATGTCCAACATTTAAAGTTGTGGGAAATAATACAATTAATGTTATTACAACAACATTTTACAGTCCAAGTAGTGGCTACTGTGAGTCATTTGATACTCCAATTTACACAGAAGAATTTTCTTCTCTAGGGGCAAAGAATCAAAATACTTTATCTCAACTTGTAGGTTCATGCATAACATATCATAAAAGATATGCTCTTGTAGGATACCTATCAATAGAGAGTGAAGTTGACACCGATGCTAGTTCATTGGAGCATATTCAAGGAGCTAATGGGAAGCAGGCCAGTAGTGACGAAAATACTAAAAGAGTAACTAAAGGTGAAACAAAACAGCCACTTGTAAGTCACAAATCTGTAACTAGTCTTGATAAGCTGCCTAAACGTATACCCGTTAAGTATCATTATTACAAAAATTTACTTCAAGCATCTAAAAGAATGCATTCGGTATTAGATCATACACCTTTTGATAGTTTAGAAACAATAGATAAGTTTTTACTGCAATTAAATAATGCTGATGATTCGAGTATACTTGAGTTTTTTGAAACTAAACCAGAGCTTAAGACTATAGATTATTGGAGAGATCTTATAAATAGTTATTTAAAGAGGACAAAGTCTGATCCAGAAGTAATTGAAGGTTTTTCTAAATTTTTAGCCTGCAGAGAGTCAAAATATGGCCAGAGTCCACTCAAATTATTTGGATATATAGCAAGTGATGATAATTTTGGATATCTATGTAATAATTAA